The following DNA comes from Planctomycetota bacterium.
CCGTCACGCTCGACAAGTCCAAAGTCGTCGCCCTGGCCACGGATGCCGGCGGCCGCACCTCGCACACGGCCATCATCGCGCGCGCTCTCGGCATCCCCGCCGTGGTGGGCCTCGGGACCCTTACCGCCGAGGTGGTTGCCGGCGACCTTCTGGTGGTGGACGGCTCGACCGGCACCGTTGTGGTCAACCCCGACGCCCGCACCCTCGACGCCTACCATGCCAAGGCCCGCAACCTCCAGGAGCACGAGGTGCGGCTGGCCCGGATCCGGCAACTCCCCGCCGAGACGCCCGACGGCCACCGCGTGCGCCTGTACGCCAACATCGAGTCGCCCGAGGAGATCGAGATCGCCCTTCAGCGCGGGGCGGAGGGCGTGGGCCTCTACCGCACGGAGTTTCTCTTCTTCGAGAAGGGCTCGCCGCCCACCGAGGAAGAGCACTACCAGGCCTACCGCCGCGTGGCGCAGGCGCTCGGCAACCGCCCGCTCACCATCCGCACGTTCGACATGGGCGGCGACAAGCTTGAGCCGGGCGGCCAGTGGACAGAGAAGAACCCCTTTCTCGGCTGCCGTTCCATTCGCCTCTGCTTCCAGCGGATGGACCTCTTCCGCACGCAGCTTCGCGCCATTCTGCGCGCCTCTGCCGGCTCGCGTACCAGCATCCTGTTCCCGATGATCACCGACCTGCGCGAGATCCGCCTCGCCAAGAGCATCGTCCGCGAGACCATGGCCCAGCTCGACGCGGCCGGTATCCCGTTCGACCCGCGCATCGAGATGGGCATGATGATCGAGGTGCCCGGCGCGGCGCGCATTGCCGACCTCCTCGCCAAGGAGGTCAACTTCTTCTCCATCGGCACCAACGATCTCGTGCAGTACACGCTGGCCGTGGACCGGGGCAACGAGTGCGTCTCCGCCCTCTACCAGCCCGCCCACCCGGCCATCCTGCGGATCGTGCGCGACGTGATCGAGGTCGGACGCCGCACCGGTACCCGCGTGGCCATGTGCGGCGAGATGTCCGGCGACCTCGTCTACGCCATCCTGCTCGTGGGCCTCGGGCTCGGGGAGTTCAGCGTCAGCCCGGCCGTGTTGCCGCAGGTCAAGGAACTGGTCCGCGCCGTCACCTACGAGCACGCGCGCCAGGTGGCGGCCAGAGCGCTCACCTTCGAAGACCCCGAAGACACGCTGGCCTATCTCAAGGCCGTCAGAGAGGAGGCGCTCCCTGCGGATTCGTGAGCCCCTGGCCCAAGCCACCGCCAGGAGGCGGAGAGGCCGAGATAACGGTACACTCAGGGACCTCGGATGGACGCGCTGCGAGTGCTGGTGCGATTCGCGAAGGAGGGGGACGCACGGTGGCTGTCCCATCGCGACCTGATGCGGCTGTTCGAGCGGGCGCTGCGCAGGGCGGGTCTGCCGGTGCGGATGACCCAGGGCTTCAATCCGCACCCGAAGCTGAGCATCGCGGCGGCCCTGCCCCTGGGGCTGGAGGCCTGCGACGAGGCCCTGGAGGTGGAGCTGGAGCCCACGGTGTCGCCCGACGATGTGCTCCGGCGCCTGGGCGAGCAACTGCCCAACGGGGTTCGGTTGCGCTCCGCCGCCGCCGTGCCCCACGGGGCGCGGGCGCGTGTGGCGTCGTTGGAGTACGAGGCGGAACTGCCGCCCGACTGCCCGCTGACGCCGGGCGACCTCGAGAGTGCGAGAAGCCGCGCGACGCTGCCCGTGCGGCGAGCGAACGGCGAAGAGCGGGATGTACGGCCCGCCCTGCTCGCCCTGAACCTGGAGGCGGGCCGGCTGCGATTCGAGGTGGCGGCATGCGACCGCGGCACACCACGCGCCGCTGAGGTCCTCGCGGCGCTGCTCGGAGACGACTCGGAGGTACTGCGACGGATACGACTGCGACGAACGCGAGTGAGCCTGATGCTCAGCCCGCCGGGGCCGCAGAGCGGCACAGGCGTGACTCGGTGCCTGAGAGGGTGAGCGGCATGCAGCGCAGAATGGTGATCAACGCGCTCGAGCCGGAGGAGAGCCGGATCGCGGTCCTGGAAGACGACGTGCTCCAGGAACTCTACATCCAGCCCACGGCCAGCGAGCAGTGCCTGGGGAACATCTACAAGGGCCGCGTGACGAACGTCGAGCGAAGCATCCAGGCCGCGTTTGTGGATATCGGGCTCCCGAAGAACGCCTTCCTGCACGTCTCGGACGTCAAAGGGGGCAGCGCCGACAACTGGCTGCCGACCGACAGCCCGACCCCCAAGCGCCGCAAGGACGACACGCCGATCCAGAACCTGCTCCAGAAGGGCCAGGAGGTGGTGGTCCAGGTCATCAAGGAGGCCATCGGCAACAAAGGGCCGAGCGTCACGACCTACCTGAGCATCCCCGGCCGCTCGCTGGTGATGATGCCGGGCGTCGTGCACCACGGCGTCTCGCGCAAGATCACCGACGAGGCCGAGCGCGAGCGCCTGCGCAAGCTGCTCGACGAGCTGCCGCTCCCAGCCAACATGGGCTTCATCGTGCGCACGGCAGGCGCGAACGCGCGCAAGGCCGACCTCCAGCGCGACCTCCAGTACCTCCAGCGCCTGTGGTCGGCCGTCGAAGAGCAGACCCGCACGGGCCCCGTGCCCAAGCTGGTGTACCAGGAGAGCGACATCGTGCTGCGCTGCATGCGCGACCTCTTCGCAACCGACATCTCGGAGATTGTGATCGACTCCGAAGACGTGTGCCGCCAGGTGGCCGAGTTCCTGCGCGTGGCCTCGCCCAGCCACCGCAACCTGGTCAAGCTCTACCGCGGCGCTGCGCCCATCTTCGACCACTATCGCATCGAGCCGGAACTCCAGAAGACCTTCGACAACGTGGTGGCCCTCAAGAGCGGCGGCTCCATTGTTATTGACCAGACCGAGGCCCTGGTGGCCATTGACGTCAACTCCGGCCGCTACACGAACGAGGCGGACGTGGAGGAGACCGCGTTCCGCACAAACCTCGAGGCGGCCCGCGAGGCGGCCCGCCAGCTTCGCCTGCGCGACATGGGCGGGGTGATCGTGATCGACTTCATTGACCTGCGCCTCGAAAAGCACCGCCGCGAGGTCGAGAAGACCATG
Coding sequences within:
- a CDS encoding Rne/Rng family ribonuclease; translated protein: MPERVSGMQRRMVINALEPEESRIAVLEDDVLQELYIQPTASEQCLGNIYKGRVTNVERSIQAAFVDIGLPKNAFLHVSDVKGGSADNWLPTDSPTPKRRKDDTPIQNLLQKGQEVVVQVIKEAIGNKGPSVTTYLSIPGRSLVMMPGVVHHGVSRKITDEAERERLRKLLDELPLPANMGFIVRTAGANARKADLQRDLQYLQRLWSAVEEQTRTGPVPKLVYQESDIVLRCMRDLFATDISEIVIDSEDVCRQVAEFLRVASPSHRNLVKLYRGAAPIFDHYRIEPELQKTFDNVVALKSGGSIVIDQTEALVAIDVNSGRYTNEADVEETAFRTNLEAAREAARQLRLRDMGGVIVIDFIDLRLEKHRREVEKTMANELKRDRARSRVLRMSRFGLMQITRQRVRQGTKMALYDRCPTCAGSGLVRSLQSMVPHVMRQIRLALSKKDVESVEIASHPSVAEQIANTKRRELARLEEQAHATLRITGRPDFRPGQVQVVCHLRDGKKATL
- a CDS encoding TIGR03936 family radical SAM-associated protein translates to MDALRVLVRFAKEGDARWLSHRDLMRLFERALRRAGLPVRMTQGFNPHPKLSIAAALPLGLEACDEALEVELEPTVSPDDVLRRLGEQLPNGVRLRSAAAVPHGARARVASLEYEAELPPDCPLTPGDLESARSRATLPVRRANGEERDVRPALLALNLEAGRLRFEVAACDRGTPRAAEVLAALLGDDSEVLRRIRLRRTRVSLMLSPPGPQSGTGVTRCLRG
- the ptsP gene encoding phosphoenolpyruvate--protein phosphotransferase, with product MIEKKGVAASPGVAIAEALVLDSREFPVSHRKLTAEEVPAERARFEASVQAAIAETQAIQKMAAEKAGGEYLRIFDAHISMLRDPELHKEVLDTIEATQCTAEFAVSKVIKRHARILLAADFLKDRVRDLYDIEHAIHRHLQGTKREDIGRLETNVIVVAHDLTPSQTVTLDKSKVVALATDAGGRTSHTAIIARALGIPAVVGLGTLTAEVVAGDLLVVDGSTGTVVVNPDARTLDAYHAKARNLQEHEVRLARIRQLPAETPDGHRVRLYANIESPEEIEIALQRGAEGVGLYRTEFLFFEKGSPPTEEEHYQAYRRVAQALGNRPLTIRTFDMGGDKLEPGGQWTEKNPFLGCRSIRLCFQRMDLFRTQLRAILRASAGSRTSILFPMITDLREIRLAKSIVRETMAQLDAAGIPFDPRIEMGMMIEVPGAARIADLLAKEVNFFSIGTNDLVQYTLAVDRGNECVSALYQPAHPAILRIVRDVIEVGRRTGTRVAMCGEMSGDLVYAILLVGLGLGEFSVSPAVLPQVKELVRAVTYEHARQVAARALTFEDPEDTLAYLKAVREEALPADS